The nucleotide sequence taaatgaacttACCGGCCTTTCCCTTCTTATTTTCCAGCCTTTCTTCCAAAATACATACTACCCCTTGCATTGTCCTGTCTTCACACCTCCGTGGCTGGCTATGcctgggcacacacacacacacacacagacgtacACAACTAGCGGGGTTGTCTTTGGGAACATGCCGGCCAACGCTGGCGGAATTCCCACCTTCAAATTCCAGTCCTGCCAAGACAGAGATGGTTCAGTGCCATTGACATGGAGCGGGTGGCCCGGGAGCTGGACATGACCACGCTCCAGGAGAACATTGCCGGCGTCACTTTCTGTAACCTGGACTCAGAGAAGTGCCCGCACTGCCAGCAGCCTGTAGACCCAGTTCTCCTGAAGGTCCTGAAGATGGCGCAGCTGACCATCGAGTACTTGCTGCACTCGCAGGAGTACCTGAGCGCTAGCGTGGCGCTGCATGAGGAGCATCTGCGGATGGCCCAGGAGGAGCTGAAGCGCACCAGGCAGGAGCTGGACAAGCAGGCGGAGGAGCTGAAGGGGGTAAAGGAGGAGAGCCAGAGGCGGAAGAAGATGATTGCCACCCAACAACTCCTCCTGCAGGCTGGGACCAATAACTACCACAAGGTGAGCTCCAGGCAGAGGACAAAAATAGCCTCCCAGCCTAGATtgttctggggaaaggggggagtgaggggaaggagcCTTTTCCCCACTCACTTCAGCAACCCTGGCAACTTGGTCCCTTGCTGCTGTGCCCTAGACCCGGCGCTAGGGGGAAAACTTCCCCGTTATGCCCTCATCCATCCTGTGTGAGACATGCGCTTACGTTCTTGGCTGTGTCGTGGCCCTAGTGGCTCGTGCGCTCACCCAGGTGCTGGGAGACCTTGGTCAAGCCCCTCTGCCCATTGAGGATAAAGGATGTGACGTCTCAGGTGAGCCCCCTGAACGACGGGGCCGTGGGATGCTCCAGGTGGGCCTCCCCCAGGCTCTCCTGTTGGAGCCATTTCTCTTTCACTAAACATCAGTTGGGCCTGAGCCAGTGCGAATGGATTTctagccctggggctggagcagcccctagcAGGTGGCAGATCCCTGGtcagctcccttctccccaacCAGAGGAGGGTTCTGAGCGGAGGTCCCCCACATTTGGGGGGAGGGCTCTTTACTACTGTctacttcctcccccttccagtggGCCAGGGAGGCACCAGTGGAGTCAGTAGGGCAGCAGGgtctgcaggaggtggggggctggctgggaggccgatgggccaggccgggtctgggggTGGAGATTGTGGGTGGGGAGCCAGAAacgacctcccctggtccggaaaAATCCTTtatctgggaccggtcaggtcccgagggggaCCAGGGAGATCTAGCCTGTATTTGGTTTACCACAATCTGTGAGCTGCTAGTCAAACATTCATCCAGTGGCCTTTTACTTCCTGTAGATTTAGAAATCCCGTATTAAAAGCATCGTCTGTCAGACTGACAGAGTATGGAATTTGGACCGAGTGGAGGCTGGGTCTTTGGTACCTCTGGGTAAGTAACGTTTTCTTTTGAACAATTTGTTTAACAATATTTATGCTTAATTCCTGCTTAATTCCCCTACGCCCCGACCTCAGTGGAGGTCCACAAGGCGGCGACAGCCGCACACaccgcccctccccttccccgcggaGAGGGGCAACCAGACAAGGGGGCAAGGAttagagggacggctcaagagccccggtcgGACCCCCGGCTGGGGGCCGCCCGGGAAGTTACAGGTCCGGGTCCGCCGAGCCCCCTCGGCCCTATtcggggcgaggggtgatcgcacctgGGACCGGACTCGCCCGTGAGCCCCGGAGGGCAGGGTAACTGGGCATTCggaaggcggtgggttcgcggagccccaccccaccccgctggcCCAGCCCGGGGGATCTGGGGTGTggagctcgcacccttaaaacccgccacactCCCTgactgcaatttaatcccattgcatcttgtcctataatcagagccaaggagaacaatttttcttcctcctcctcgtaacacccttttaggtacttgaaaaacgctatcatgtcccctctcagtcttatcttttccaatctaaacaagcccatttctttcagccttccctcctagttcatgttctctagaccttcttcattcttgttgctcttctctggaccttctccaatttctaaacatctttcttgaaatgtggtgctcaggactggacacaacactccagttgaggcccgatcagcacagagtagagcagaagaatgacttctcgtgtcttgctcaccacactcctggtTCATAGGATCCTGGGATCACTGCCTAGCTGATTACTTGGCTACATTTTATCCTCTACTAAACCTCCTAAACTCCATTCACCTTCACTTCCTATTTCAAATGAGCTCAATTAATACTTTGCTAGCTAGTCAAATTTGTGTTCTTCTTCGGGTGATGTCcttgtgagtgctccactgtaggtgacggGTCTTCCCCAGAGCCATAGATGAGACACTTTTTCATAGCATTAGGGGGTAGCCGatttagtctgtacagaaaaaaagcaacaaatggtctggtagcactttatagattaacaaaacatgtagatgttatcatgggctttcttgggcacagcccacttcttcagatgaccagagttttgagtttaggatgtgcagaaccaaaataaataggagagaagggtggggggaggaaaaaaaggaggagaatGGGAACAGGgggctagagggaatcagtaagtatctgaagattgggtagttaaaactaagcagataagaatcaaagtcaattgatggTATCCTTCCAGACATAGGAGTCtatacaaagagctgtttgcaccttcaacgaCTATTAAGTTGATAGTGacccaaccatccttcatcatgattgagtccattagcatccagcaatttgatctatgccataaAATACCAGTAATGCCCCACcactatatatattggacaaacgggACAGTCTCTGcaaaaagaatcaatggacacaaatcagatacacgtaaaggaaacatacagaaatctattggggaacactttaatcttcctaattactgtttaaaagatcttcaagtggctgtcttgtcacaaaccaattctactagccagatacacagagaaacattggaattagagttcatccgcaaattcacttcacatgctaatggactcaatcacaatgaaggatggttgggacactatcaacttAACAGtcgttgaaggtgcaaacagctctttgtgtagactccctgtctctcactcccctccttttctttcctcgccccccccttctctcctatttattttgggtctgcacatcctaaactcaaaactccagtcatctgaagaagtgggctgtgcccacgaatgctcatgacgccatcgacatgttttgttagtcttcaaagtgctaccagaccatttgttttttcatAGCAGTTAGCAGTCAGGCTGCGCGAGCTCAGAGAGTCTCTTGCGCTAGTGGCAGGTGACAGTTGAGCGCGGTCGGACCCCCGCCCCTCAGTTCCTCGTCTACCACCCTTGGCTATAGACAAAGTCTTCCCACCGCTTCAGGCAATTTTCTCCTCATAGATAAAACCTTCAACCTTTTGACCTCAATTCATCTTAGATCACTGATACTTTATTACCACTTCAAAGGCAAACAAAATAAGGTGGGGAACACTCTGTTCCCTCAGTGctagtgtctgtccaacctgctcttaaatatctccaaagatggagatgccacaacctccctaggcaatttattccagtgtttcaccaccctgacggGAAATTTTCCTcaggtccaacctaaacctatctaacctgctctccaGGGGAGATGCATTCTTAATCCCCTTCATCTCCATGCCCAGCTTCTGTCCGGTTTTGAGGCACAGAAGCAGCCTGTTCGGAACAGGTCACAAACGTTCTCATGCATAGCGAGACGCACCTCTAGAGCAATTTACCAGCAAAAAGAAACGCTTGGCATCGTAGTGTCATCAAAGAGAACCCAGTCCAGACAAATCACCAATCCACGTTACACTTGACTACTTATACAAAGAGTGAAGGCCTGTCAATGTCTTTCATACAAGAACACTTGTCAGCCATTACAGCCTTTCATGACTGCAGGGAAGACTCACTGGGGTTTGCGCATTCTGTGATAAAAAGATTCCTTAAGGGCCTTCAGAACTTCTTCCCACCGCGTAGAGTACAATGCCCCTTGGGATCTGAATTTGGTCCTGAAGACCCTTATGAGGGCCCCCTTTGAAACTATGGCCACATGCCCTCGCCTGTTCTTCACAATGAAGGTGCTTTCTCTGGGGGACGATCATGTCAGCAAGGACGGTGGGCAAGTTAGGAGCCGTAATGGTGGGGACCCCATACCCGGTCTCCACTAAAGATGAAGTGACTTTGAGACCACATCCAGCCTTTATACCTAAAGTCAACACCTGATTTCACATTAACGAATCTATAGTAATACCTGCGTTCTTTCCAAAGCCACATTCATTGACTACACATGCCATGCTTCACATCCTCGATGTCAGAAGGGCCTGGCTTTTTTACATCAACACAACGCAGACGTTCTCGCCAGTTCCCACGCCTCTTTGTCTCTGTCGCAAACTACTCCAGGGGCAACCCACTCTCCACACCACACATGTCGAAGTTAATAACGAGCTGCATCCTCTCATGCCACTCCCTTGGTAACAAACCACTAAAGATGGCCCTAAGGGCACACACCACCCGTGATACAGTAACATCTGCGGCATTCCTTAAGGGGGTGCCTCTTAAAGACATTTATCGGGCACCCACATGGTCACTGGACCTCACATTCTCAAACATTACGCCTCAACTGGCGACTGACACATCCGCGTCTAAGGCAGTTCTATCTGCCGCTTCGAAGCAGTGACTCCGAGTCCCGCCAGCCACAGCAAGTAccgctttgtagtcacctacagtggaacaGCCAGGGGGACATCACCTGAAGAAGCAAAGGAAGTTACCTCATGCAGTAACCACTGTTCTTCGAGGTGTgagtccccatggatgctccaggactctcccttcctccctgctacTCAGAGTCCAATCGCTCTGCGGTAGACGaggaactgaagggaggaggTTGGGCCATGCTCAACTGTCAACTGCCACCAGCACGAGAGGCTCTGTGTGTACGTGCGGCTCGACTGCTAACTGCTATGAAAAAGTCTACGATCTGCGGTTCCGGGGAAGACccatcacctacagtggagcacccacgggaacacacacctcgaagaacagtcgttactgcacgaggtgagtaacttccttttatatatatacacacacacataaaacaaAAGAACGTTCACAGCAATGtctttccttaaaaaaataaCCCCTTAACCGGTGACATCAATTACTTAAACAAGTCTGCAAAAAGAGCAGAGAGGAGCAGGGGGTAGAGATCGTGTCCCTCCACCTTCCCTTGATGGCTGATTAGCTGATCGAAAGGTTATTACCCAGTTGGGATCTATCAAGCAgcaaggcagaagctgaaggagaGGGAGCTGATTGCAGCCCGGGGGAGTTGACGGGACTGAAATAAGGCAGCTTGAACCATACAAGCTCTGAGTTACTGAGCTACACAAGCAAACGTGGCCCATCCCCATTGCCCTGGCGTTGTTAACCCTCTCCATTATGCCGATCGCAGTGCTGCTGAGCAGAGAAGGCAAGGGTGTAATTTATGAGGGGCCAGGGGGTCAGTAGCTGCCCTAAAGTTTGAATCCCTGGATTTCATAGTT is from Pelodiscus sinensis isolate JC-2024 chromosome 10, ASM4963464v1, whole genome shotgun sequence and encodes:
- the LOC102458167 gene encoding cilium assembly protein DZIP1L-like — translated: MERVARELDMTTLQENIAGVTFCNLDSEKCPHCQQPVDPVLLKVLKMAQLTIEYLLHSQEYLSASVALHEEHLRMAQEELKRTRQELDKQAEELKGVKEESQRRKKMIATQQLLLQAGTNNYHKI